Proteins encoded together in one Catellatospora citrea window:
- a CDS encoding copper resistance CopC family protein codes for MGDSRRRTREHRAARRGAAVLAVLVGLGALLLGATPAWAHNALVEASPKKDAKLTAAPSAVKLTFLATLKSDGTKLTVTGPDAAAAAGPVTVTGKTVSAPFTGAAGGVYTVAYEVLSKDGHLVKGSYKFSLAVAESAAPSPSPRTESAQVSPSASPAAASATPVADTDTGGPWWPWVGGATVAGLLVGGVINLVRKRREQD; via the coding sequence GTGGGGGACAGTCGGCGGCGGACCCGGGAGCACCGGGCGGCAAGGCGTGGCGCGGCGGTGCTCGCCGTCCTGGTGGGACTGGGCGCGCTGCTGCTCGGCGCGACTCCCGCCTGGGCGCACAACGCCCTGGTCGAGGCGTCGCCGAAGAAGGACGCGAAGCTGACGGCCGCGCCCTCCGCGGTGAAGTTGACGTTCCTGGCGACGCTCAAGAGCGACGGGACGAAGCTCACGGTGACCGGTCCGGACGCGGCCGCGGCGGCGGGCCCGGTCACCGTGACCGGCAAGACGGTCTCCGCGCCGTTCACCGGTGCCGCGGGCGGTGTCTACACCGTCGCCTACGAGGTGCTGTCAAAGGACGGTCACCTGGTGAAGGGTTCCTACAAGTTCAGCCTGGCGGTGGCCGAGAGCGCCGCCCCGAGCCCGTCGCCGCGCACGGAGTCGGCACAGGTCAGTCCTTCGGCGAGCCCGGCGGCGGCGAGCGCCACCCCGGTCGCGGACACCGACACCGGCGGCCCCTGGTGGCCCTGGGTCGGCGGGGCCACGGTGGCCGGACTGCTGGTCGGCGGCGTCATCAATCTCGTCAGGAAGCGCCGCGAGCAGGACTGA
- a CDS encoding LppM family (lipo)protein, with protein sequence MRLPRKPLRTLAVLALAAFSLTGCMKLDMNMTVNSDDTVDGTIVMALDKSVLQLSGKSPEEAFEQAGDSLTELPEGARTEVYDDGKYYGKKFVYDDLPLTEFNTGEKGAPSITHANGKYLFTADLDTGADGLGAQAEMVRPFLSSLQITFAITFPGKVVEHDAKAVVDGNTVRWNVALGGKNELRAVAEEGSAFPWLVVAVVGGVLGLAVIAGIVFLAIWLTRRNAPAAPAAADPNAATSFDPATVAEPVGGHPATSPHATPQQGGTEGQPH encoded by the coding sequence ATGCGACTGCCCCGCAAACCCCTGCGCACCCTCGCCGTGCTGGCCCTGGCGGCCTTCAGCCTCACCGGCTGCATGAAGCTCGACATGAACATGACCGTCAACAGCGACGACACCGTCGACGGCACGATCGTCATGGCGCTGGACAAGTCGGTGCTCCAGCTGAGCGGCAAGAGCCCGGAAGAGGCGTTCGAGCAGGCCGGCGACAGCCTCACCGAGCTGCCGGAGGGCGCGCGCACCGAGGTCTACGACGACGGCAAGTACTACGGCAAGAAGTTCGTCTACGACGACCTGCCGCTGACGGAGTTCAACACCGGTGAGAAGGGCGCGCCCTCGATCACCCACGCCAACGGCAAGTACCTGTTCACCGCGGACCTCGACACGGGCGCCGACGGCCTCGGCGCGCAGGCCGAGATGGTGCGGCCCTTCCTGAGCAGCCTGCAGATCACCTTCGCGATCACCTTCCCCGGCAAGGTCGTCGAGCACGACGCCAAGGCGGTCGTGGACGGCAACACGGTGCGCTGGAACGTGGCGCTGGGCGGCAAGAACGAGCTGCGCGCCGTGGCCGAGGAGGGCAGCGCCTTCCCGTGGCTGGTCGTCGCCGTGGTCGGCGGCGTGCTGGGCCTCGCCGTGATCGCGGGCATCGTGTTCCTGGCGATCTGGCTCACCCGCCGCAACGCGCCCGCCGCGCCCGCCGCGGCCGACCCGAACGCCGCGACCTCGTTCGACCCGGCCACCGTGGCCGAGCCCGTCGGCGGGCACCCCGCGACGTCGCCCCACGCCACGCCGCAGCAGGGCGGCACGGAAGGGCAGCCCCACTGA
- a CDS encoding PucR family transcriptional regulator, translating into MTDGEPLAATLRQIERSAGALATASVSRMDESLPWFRELPADQRSWVMLVAQAGVQSLVQWLRTGAGARGGPQAVSDEVFDVAPRALARSINLQQTVALIKVTIDVVEEQVPHLAAPGEEQQLREAVLRYSREVAFAAARVYARAAESRGAWDARLQALLVDALLRGDSADVLASRAAALGWTDAPPVAVVVGRSPGGEAAIVLHGVHRAARRADVEVLGGVHGDRLVVVMGGASDPVSVAERLLPAFGEGPVVVGPAVPSLEAATESARSAMAGYRAAPAWPAAPRPVAADDLLPERALAGDGEARRILRHSAYGALARTSGELLETLDAFLIHGGALEATARALFVHPNTVRYRLRRVAEVTGFGPLTPRDAFTLKIALALGRLEPGTQGEQLTKPT; encoded by the coding sequence ATGACCGACGGCGAGCCGCTGGCCGCGACGCTGCGGCAGATCGAGCGGTCCGCCGGTGCCCTGGCCACCGCCAGCGTGTCGCGCATGGACGAGTCCCTGCCGTGGTTCCGCGAGCTGCCGGCCGATCAGCGGTCGTGGGTCATGCTGGTGGCCCAGGCCGGCGTGCAGTCGCTGGTGCAGTGGCTGCGCACCGGCGCGGGCGCGCGGGGCGGGCCGCAGGCCGTCTCCGACGAGGTGTTCGACGTCGCGCCGCGGGCCCTGGCCCGCAGCATCAACCTGCAGCAGACGGTCGCCCTGATCAAGGTCACCATCGACGTCGTCGAGGAGCAGGTGCCGCACCTGGCCGCGCCCGGCGAGGAGCAGCAGCTGCGCGAGGCCGTGCTGCGCTACTCCCGGGAGGTCGCCTTCGCCGCGGCGCGGGTGTACGCCCGCGCCGCCGAGTCGCGCGGCGCGTGGGACGCCCGGCTGCAGGCGCTGCTGGTCGACGCGCTGCTGCGCGGCGACTCCGCCGACGTGCTGGCCAGCCGCGCGGCCGCGCTCGGCTGGACCGACGCGCCGCCGGTGGCGGTGGTCGTGGGCCGTTCCCCCGGGGGCGAGGCCGCGATCGTGCTGCACGGCGTGCACCGGGCCGCCCGCCGCGCCGACGTCGAGGTGCTCGGCGGCGTGCACGGCGACCGGCTGGTCGTGGTGATGGGCGGGGCGAGCGACCCGGTGTCGGTGGCCGAGCGGCTGCTGCCCGCGTTCGGCGAGGGCCCGGTGGTGGTCGGCCCGGCGGTGCCGTCGCTGGAGGCGGCGACCGAGTCGGCCCGTTCGGCGATGGCGGGCTACCGCGCCGCGCCGGCGTGGCCGGCCGCGCCCCGGCCGGTGGCCGCCGACGACCTGCTGCCCGAGCGTGCCCTGGCGGGCGACGGGGAGGCCCGGCGCATCCTGCGCCACTCGGCGTACGGCGCGCTCGCGCGGACCAGCGGGGAGCTGCTGGAGACGCTGGACGCGTTCCTCATCCACGGTGGCGCGCTGGAGGCGACCGCTCGCGCGCTGTTCGTCCACCCGAACACGGTGCGTTACCGGCTGCGCCGAGTGGCCGAGGTCACAGGCTTCGGCCCGCTGACTCCGCGTGATGCGTTCACCCTCAAGATCGCGCTGGCTTTGGGCCGACTGGAGCCCGGTACGCAGGGCGAACAGCTCACCAAGCCGACATGA
- a CDS encoding ACP S-malonyltransferase, giving the protein MLAVLSPGQGAQKPGFLTPWLDLDGAAERLRWWSSLAGVDLVHLGTAADAEEIKDTAKTQPLLIAAALLAADHLPMADVSVVAGHSVGELGAAALAGMLTPDAAITLAGVRGREMAAACALEPTGMAAVLGGDEAELLAALDAHGLYAANRNGAGQIVIAGALDALDKFAAAPPARTRVIKLQVAGAFHTPFMAPAETALAAVASTVDTADAQRPQLSNADGAAVADGQEMLGRLVRQVTAPVRWDLCMRSLAERGVTAVIELPPAGTLAGLVKRELKTGTPEIVTLNTPDDLAAAKDLISRHSAPGSHEPTPQARIGEQS; this is encoded by the coding sequence GTGCTCGCCGTACTCTCCCCGGGCCAGGGTGCCCAGAAACCAGGATTCCTCACGCCGTGGCTCGACCTCGACGGCGCCGCCGAACGTCTGCGCTGGTGGTCGAGTCTCGCCGGGGTCGACCTGGTGCACCTCGGCACCGCGGCGGACGCCGAGGAGATCAAGGACACCGCGAAGACCCAGCCGCTGCTCATCGCCGCCGCACTGCTGGCCGCCGACCACCTGCCGATGGCGGACGTGTCGGTCGTGGCCGGGCACAGCGTCGGCGAGCTCGGCGCGGCGGCACTGGCCGGGATGCTGACCCCGGACGCGGCGATCACGCTGGCCGGCGTACGCGGCCGTGAGATGGCCGCCGCCTGCGCCCTGGAGCCCACCGGCATGGCCGCCGTGCTCGGCGGCGACGAGGCCGAGCTGCTCGCCGCACTGGACGCGCACGGCCTCTACGCGGCCAACCGCAACGGCGCGGGGCAGATCGTCATCGCGGGCGCGCTCGACGCGCTCGACAAGTTCGCGGCCGCCCCGCCGGCCCGGACCCGAGTCATCAAGTTGCAGGTCGCCGGGGCGTTCCACACCCCGTTCATGGCCCCGGCCGAGACGGCGCTGGCCGCCGTCGCGAGCACCGTCGACACGGCCGACGCACAGCGCCCGCAGCTGTCCAACGCCGACGGCGCGGCCGTCGCCGACGGCCAGGAGATGCTGGGCCGCCTGGTCCGCCAGGTCACCGCGCCGGTGCGCTGGGACCTGTGCATGCGCAGCCTGGCCGAGCGCGGCGTCACCGCCGTGATCGAGCTGCCGCCCGCGGGAACCCTCGCCGGGCTGGTCAAGCGCGAGCTGAAGACCGGCACGCCGGAGATCGTCACGCTGAACACGCCTGACGACCTGGCCGCCGCGAAGGACCTCATCTCGCGCCACAGCGCGCCGGGGTCGCACGAGCCCACCCCGCAAGCCCGCATCGGAGAACAATCATGA
- a CDS encoding beta-ketoacyl-ACP synthase III — MSANGSKILAFGHYQPSRVVTNDDLAQMVDTNDEWIQSRVGIKERRIADTETVADMAGFAAEKALAASGLTAADIDLVIVATCSSIDRSPNVACRVADKLGIAGAAAFDLNTACSGFSYALANADHAIRAGAAKHALVIGAEKLSQITDWSDRSTCVIFADGAGAAVVSATAEGEEPGVGPVVWGSEPSDAIAIEGWQPYIVQEGQKVFRWATGTAPQVALAACEKAGVAPGDLGGFVPHQANLRIIEPLARKIGVDPAVLSRDIVESGNTSAASIPLALSKMIERGEVKSGSPVLLVGFGGGLTYAGQVVRCP; from the coding sequence ATGAGCGCCAACGGCAGCAAGATCCTCGCATTCGGGCACTACCAGCCGTCGCGCGTCGTGACCAACGACGATCTGGCGCAGATGGTCGACACCAACGACGAGTGGATCCAGTCCCGCGTCGGCATCAAGGAGCGGCGCATCGCCGACACCGAGACCGTCGCCGACATGGCCGGCTTCGCCGCGGAGAAGGCACTGGCCGCGTCCGGCCTGACCGCCGCCGACATCGACCTGGTGATCGTGGCGACCTGCTCCTCGATCGACCGCAGCCCGAACGTGGCCTGCCGGGTCGCCGACAAGCTCGGCATCGCCGGCGCGGCCGCGTTCGACCTGAACACCGCGTGCTCCGGCTTCTCGTACGCGCTGGCCAACGCCGACCACGCGATCCGTGCGGGCGCGGCGAAGCACGCGCTGGTGATCGGCGCCGAGAAGCTGTCGCAGATCACCGACTGGTCCGACCGGAGCACCTGCGTGATCTTCGCCGACGGCGCCGGCGCGGCGGTCGTCTCCGCGACCGCCGAGGGCGAGGAGCCGGGCGTCGGCCCCGTGGTCTGGGGCAGCGAGCCCAGCGACGCGATCGCCATCGAGGGCTGGCAGCCGTACATCGTGCAGGAGGGCCAGAAGGTCTTCCGCTGGGCCACCGGCACCGCGCCCCAGGTCGCGCTCGCGGCCTGCGAGAAGGCCGGAGTGGCCCCCGGCGACCTGGGCGGCTTCGTGCCCCACCAGGCCAACCTGCGCATCATCGAGCCGCTGGCCCGCAAGATCGGCGTGGACCCGGCGGTGCTGTCCCGCGACATCGTGGAGTCGGGCAACACGTCGGCGGCGAGCATCCCGCTGGCGCTGTCCAAGATGATCGAGCGCGGCGAGGTGAAGTCCGGCTCGCCGGTGCTCCTCGTCGGCTTCGGCGGTGGCCTGACCTACGCCGGTCAGGTAGTCCGCTGCCCCTGA
- a CDS encoding acyl carrier protein has protein sequence MATREEVVTGLAEILEEVAGVNPDDVSEEKSFTEDLDVDSLSMVEVVVAAEEKFGAKIPDDEVQNLKTVGDAVSFIVANS, from the coding sequence ATGGCTACGCGCGAAGAGGTCGTCACCGGCCTGGCCGAGATCCTCGAAGAGGTCGCCGGCGTGAACCCCGACGACGTCTCCGAGGAGAAGTCGTTCACCGAGGACCTCGACGTCGACTCGCTCTCCATGGTCGAGGTCGTCGTGGCCGCCGAGGAGAAGTTCGGCGCGAAGATCCCGGACGACGAGGTCCAGAACCTGAAGACCGTCGGCGACGCTGTCTCCTTCATCGTCGCCAACTCCTGA
- the fabF gene encoding beta-ketoacyl-ACP synthase II, whose product MTKPDVVVTGIGATTPLGGDVASTWDAMLAGRSGVGKLTQEWADQLTVKIAAQLAVEPSEVIDRVRLRKLDRSEAVALIAAAEAWADAGLADAGLDRERLGVVVGSGIGGAQTLLAQDDILEASGARRVSPHTVPMLMPNGPAAFVGLEYGAQAGVHAPTSACATGAEAVAWGLDMIRSGRADVVIAGGTEAVIHPLPIAGFASMRAMSTRNDDPEKASRPWDKGRDGFVLGEGAGILILERADHAAARGARIYARLAGAGMTSDGYDIVQPHPEGTGAARAIAKALRDADVAKADVVHVNAHATSTPVGDMAEIAALRSALGDHPVLTATKSMTGHLLGAAGALESIATILAIRDSVVPPTINLDDPDDALTMDVAAHKARPLQIAAALNNSFGFGGHNVALLFTRP is encoded by the coding sequence GTGACCAAGCCTGACGTTGTCGTCACCGGCATCGGCGCCACCACCCCGCTCGGCGGGGACGTGGCGTCGACCTGGGACGCGATGCTGGCGGGCCGCTCCGGGGTCGGCAAGCTGACCCAGGAGTGGGCCGATCAGCTGACAGTGAAGATCGCCGCCCAGCTGGCGGTGGAGCCGAGCGAGGTCATCGACCGCGTGCGGCTGCGCAAGCTGGACCGCTCCGAGGCCGTGGCGCTCATCGCCGCTGCCGAGGCGTGGGCCGACGCCGGCCTGGCCGACGCCGGCCTCGACCGCGAGCGGCTCGGCGTGGTTGTCGGCTCCGGCATCGGCGGCGCACAGACCCTGCTGGCCCAGGACGACATCCTGGAGGCGTCCGGCGCACGGCGGGTCAGCCCGCACACGGTGCCGATGCTCATGCCGAACGGTCCGGCCGCCTTCGTCGGTCTGGAGTACGGCGCGCAGGCCGGCGTGCACGCGCCGACCAGCGCGTGCGCCACCGGAGCCGAGGCGGTCGCCTGGGGTCTGGACATGATCCGGTCCGGCCGCGCCGACGTGGTCATCGCCGGTGGCACCGAGGCCGTCATCCACCCCCTGCCGATCGCCGGTTTCGCCTCGATGCGCGCCATGTCGACGCGCAACGACGACCCGGAGAAGGCATCCCGCCCGTGGGACAAGGGCCGTGACGGCTTCGTCCTGGGCGAGGGCGCGGGCATCCTGATCCTCGAACGGGCCGACCATGCCGCGGCACGCGGCGCGCGGATCTACGCGCGTCTCGCCGGCGCGGGCATGACCTCGGACGGGTACGACATCGTGCAGCCGCACCCCGAGGGCACGGGCGCCGCCCGGGCCATCGCGAAGGCACTGCGCGACGCCGACGTGGCCAAGGCCGACGTCGTGCACGTCAACGCCCACGCCACGTCGACCCCGGTCGGCGACATGGCGGAGATCGCGGCGCTGCGCTCGGCGCTGGGTGACCACCCGGTGCTGACCGCGACCAAGTCGATGACCGGGCACCTGCTCGGCGCGGCGGGCGCGCTGGAGTCGATCGCGACGATCCTGGCGATCCGCGACAGTGTCGTGCCGCCGACGATCAACCTCGACGACCCCGACGACGCCCTGACCATGGACGTGGCGGCGCACAAGGCCCGCCCGCTCCAGATCGCGGCCGCGCTGAACAACTCGTTCGGCTTCGGCGGGCACAACGTCGCCCTCCTGTTCACGAGGCCGTAG
- a CDS encoding acyl-CoA carboxylase subunit beta translates to MTTTKATVAVDHRDPLVRLRALFDEGTVRLLVGADGSGVLSARGEIDGMPAVAFATDAVRMGGALGVEGCQHIVDTIDTAVRERIPVVGLWHSGGARLAEGVVALDGVGQVFAAIVRASGRVPQLSVVLGPAAGGAAYGPALTDIVIMSNAGRIFVTGPEVVRSVTGEQVDMESLGGPDAHGRRSGVVHLTCKDDETALAEARRLARLLGRQGRLSPADVADDRDLGASLPEQFNRAYDVKPVVKALLDEPGIELHVKWAPNVVTTLGRFAGRTVGVVANNPIRLGGCLDSAGAEKAARFVRMCDALGVPLIVLVDVPGYLPGLGQEWDGVVRRGAKLLHAFAEAVVPRVTLVTRKAYGGAYIAMNSRALGASAVFAWPNAEVAVMGAGAAVNILHRRKLAAAPAEQREALRTQLIEEQTHTAGGVNRALEIGVVDDVIKPTESRKRIAEALAAAPAARGAHGNIPL, encoded by the coding sequence GTGACCACGACCAAGGCAACGGTCGCCGTCGACCACCGTGACCCGCTGGTGCGCCTGCGGGCCCTGTTCGACGAGGGCACCGTGCGCCTGCTGGTCGGCGCGGACGGTTCCGGCGTGCTCAGCGCCCGCGGCGAGATCGACGGCATGCCCGCGGTCGCCTTCGCCACCGACGCCGTCCGGATGGGCGGCGCGCTGGGCGTCGAGGGCTGCCAGCACATCGTGGACACGATCGACACCGCGGTCCGCGAGCGCATCCCGGTCGTCGGCCTGTGGCACTCCGGCGGCGCCCGGCTGGCCGAGGGCGTCGTCGCGCTCGACGGCGTGGGCCAGGTGTTCGCGGCGATCGTGCGGGCCTCCGGCCGCGTGCCGCAGCTGTCCGTGGTGCTCGGCCCGGCGGCGGGCGGCGCGGCGTACGGTCCGGCGCTCACCGACATCGTGATCATGAGCAACGCCGGGCGGATCTTCGTGACCGGCCCCGAGGTCGTCCGCTCCGTCACCGGCGAGCAGGTCGACATGGAGAGCCTGGGCGGCCCCGACGCGCACGGCCGCCGCTCCGGGGTCGTGCACCTCACCTGCAAGGACGACGAGACCGCGCTCGCGGAGGCCCGCCGGCTGGCCCGGCTGCTCGGCAGGCAGGGCCGGCTGTCGCCGGCCGACGTCGCCGACGACCGCGACCTGGGCGCGAGCCTGCCCGAGCAGTTCAACCGGGCGTACGACGTCAAGCCCGTGGTCAAGGCGCTGCTCGACGAGCCCGGCATCGAACTGCACGTCAAGTGGGCCCCGAACGTGGTGACCACGCTGGGCCGCTTCGCCGGGCGCACCGTCGGCGTCGTCGCCAACAACCCGATCCGCCTGGGCGGCTGCCTGGACTCGGCGGGCGCGGAGAAGGCCGCCCGCTTCGTGCGCATGTGCGACGCGCTCGGCGTGCCGCTGATCGTCCTGGTGGACGTGCCCGGCTACCTGCCCGGCCTCGGCCAGGAGTGGGACGGCGTGGTGCGCCGCGGCGCGAAGCTGCTGCACGCCTTCGCCGAGGCGGTCGTGCCCCGGGTGACCCTGGTGACCCGCAAGGCGTACGGCGGCGCGTACATCGCGATGAACTCCCGCGCGCTCGGCGCGAGCGCCGTGTTCGCCTGGCCGAACGCCGAGGTCGCCGTCATGGGCGCCGGCGCGGCCGTGAACATCCTGCACCGCCGCAAGCTCGCCGCCGCCCCCGCCGAGCAGCGCGAGGCCCTGCGCACGCAGCTGATCGAGGAGCAGACGCACACCGCGGGCGGCGTCAACCGCGCCCTGGAGATCGGCGTCGTCGACGACGTCATCAAACCCACCGAGTCCCGCAAACGCATCGCCGAGGCCCTCGCGGCCGCCCCCGCCGCCCGCGGCGCCCACGGCAACATCCCCCTCTGA
- a CDS encoding AAA family ATPase has translation MAVIVVTGIQAAGKSTVAQGVAERLARSVHLRGDLFRRMVVNGRVEMGPAEPPAEAVRQLRLRYALAAAAADGYAAAGFDVVLQDIVLGEDLTAMVAAIRHRPLHVVVLAPRAAVVQARDDERRAARGKVAYKPGDEGVAELDAYLRAHTPRIGLWLDTSDQTAAETVDEIMSRVWTEGQV, from the coding sequence GTGGCGGTGATCGTGGTGACGGGCATCCAGGCCGCGGGCAAGTCGACGGTGGCGCAGGGGGTCGCCGAGCGGCTGGCGCGTTCGGTGCACCTGCGTGGCGACCTGTTCCGGCGGATGGTGGTCAACGGCCGGGTGGAGATGGGTCCGGCCGAGCCGCCCGCCGAGGCGGTGCGGCAGTTGCGCCTGCGGTATGCCCTCGCGGCGGCCGCGGCCGACGGGTACGCCGCGGCCGGATTCGACGTGGTGCTGCAGGACATCGTGCTCGGCGAGGACCTCACCGCGATGGTGGCCGCGATCCGGCACCGGCCGCTGCACGTGGTGGTGCTGGCGCCGCGGGCGGCGGTGGTGCAGGCCCGCGACGACGAGCGGCGGGCCGCGCGCGGCAAGGTGGCGTACAAGCCCGGTGACGAGGGCGTGGCGGAACTGGACGCGTACCTGCGGGCGCACACGCCCCGGATCGGGCTGTGGCTGGACACGTCGGACCAGACGGCGGCCGAGACCGTCGACGAGATCATGTCTCGGGTGTGGACCGAAGGACAGGTCTGA
- a CDS encoding XdhC family protein, which yields MAHQHTDPACAAAHGDLPAQPGTRTLVAVFASPVADLLLHFGHDLGYRTVLVEPDLHRIESAARPGHLRLASSVDPSFADGDADVVVTDHDRPELGAILDAALQTRARWIGVMGSPRHTAPHVAALRERGVDETAVARVHRPIGLNIGSRTPAEIAVATLAGLIADRNDRPGGFAF from the coding sequence GTGGCACATCAGCACACGGATCCCGCCTGCGCAGCGGCCCACGGCGACCTGCCGGCGCAGCCCGGCACGCGCACCCTGGTCGCGGTGTTCGCGTCCCCGGTCGCCGACCTGCTGTTGCACTTCGGGCACGACCTGGGCTACCGCACGGTGCTGGTCGAGCCCGACCTGCACCGGATCGAGAGCGCCGCGCGGCCCGGCCATCTGCGCCTGGCCAGCAGCGTCGACCCGTCGTTCGCCGACGGCGACGCCGACGTCGTGGTCACCGACCACGACCGGCCCGAACTCGGCGCGATCCTGGACGCGGCACTGCAGACCCGGGCCCGCTGGATCGGCGTGATGGGCAGCCCCCGGCACACCGCCCCGCACGTGGCGGCGCTGCGCGAGCGTGGGGTCGACGAGACCGCGGTGGCGCGGGTGCACCGGCCGATCGGGCTGAACATCGGCTCGCGTACGCCCGCGGAGATCGCCGTGGCGACGCTGGCCGGACTCATCGCCGACCGCAACGACCGCCCCGGCGGCTTCGCCTTCTGA
- a CDS encoding YciI family protein: protein MKYLMFVCTDTEPDTDPAPEPDIHRWVAEHDASGQRLQGMALAPKSTATTVRVRNGQTLVSDGPFAETKELIVGFDLLECADLDEAIEVARAHPMARGGRIEIRPQADWDR, encoded by the coding sequence ATGAAGTATCTGATGTTCGTCTGCACCGACACCGAGCCGGACACCGATCCCGCGCCCGAGCCCGACATCCACCGGTGGGTGGCCGAGCACGACGCCAGCGGGCAGCGCCTGCAGGGCATGGCGCTCGCGCCGAAGTCGACCGCCACGACGGTGCGGGTGCGCAACGGGCAGACCCTGGTGTCCGACGGCCCGTTCGCCGAGACCAAGGAGCTGATCGTGGGCTTCGACCTGCTGGAGTGCGCCGACCTCGACGAGGCGATCGAGGTCGCCCGGGCGCACCCGATGGCGCGCGGGGGCCGTATCGAGATCCGGCCGCAGGCCGACTGGGATCGTTGA
- a CDS encoding RNA polymerase sigma factor produces MTGAQAAAAQVAAATAAEAYQRIVAALIRITGDWTLAEDCAQEALALALDRWPVDGVPDNPGGWLMTVARNRALDVLRRGTVERRKLRELAVLALTAATAEPEREEIVDDRLRLIFTCCHPALPLEARVALTLRTICAVATADIARAFLVGESTMTRRLTRAKTKITEARIPYRVPTGPALTQRLPGVLAVLYLLFTHGYNADGEPAFADEAIRLARLLARLMPDQAEVHALRALFLLQHSRRHARRDAAGDLVPLDRQDRSRWDHAAIGEAVGILDELRESELRESEPAESEPAKPGPYALQARIAACHATAASVADTDWVGIADCYDRLAHLQPSPVIELNRAVAHGYAYGPAAGLDLLARARAGGELDDYPLAIAAEADLTARAGDRVRAAALFRAAAAGVHSDAERRALLDRADEA; encoded by the coding sequence TTGACCGGGGCGCAGGCCGCGGCGGCGCAGGTCGCCGCGGCCACCGCCGCCGAGGCGTACCAGCGCATCGTGGCGGCCCTGATCCGGATCACGGGCGACTGGACGCTGGCCGAGGACTGCGCCCAGGAGGCGCTCGCGCTGGCGCTGGACCGCTGGCCGGTCGACGGCGTGCCGGACAACCCGGGCGGCTGGCTGATGACGGTGGCCCGCAACCGCGCCCTCGACGTGCTCCGGCGCGGCACCGTCGAACGCCGCAAGCTGCGTGAGCTGGCCGTGCTGGCGCTGACGGCGGCCACCGCCGAACCGGAGCGGGAGGAGATCGTGGACGACCGGCTGCGGCTGATCTTCACCTGCTGCCACCCCGCGCTGCCGCTGGAGGCCCGGGTCGCGCTGACGCTGCGCACCATCTGCGCGGTGGCGACCGCGGACATCGCGCGGGCGTTCCTGGTCGGCGAGTCCACCATGACCCGGCGGCTGACCAGGGCAAAAACCAAGATTACCGAAGCCCGCATCCCGTATCGGGTGCCGACCGGCCCGGCGCTCACCCAGCGCCTGCCCGGCGTGCTGGCCGTGCTGTACCTGCTGTTCACACACGGCTACAACGCCGACGGGGAGCCCGCGTTCGCCGACGAGGCGATCCGGCTGGCCCGGCTGCTCGCCCGGCTCATGCCCGACCAGGCCGAAGTCCACGCCCTGCGCGCGCTGTTCCTGCTGCAACACTCGCGGCGGCACGCCCGCCGCGACGCCGCCGGCGACCTGGTCCCGCTCGACCGGCAGGACCGGTCCCGCTGGGATCACGCCGCGATCGGCGAAGCCGTCGGCATCCTGGACGAGCTACGGGAGTCCGAGCTGCGGGAGTCCGAGCCGGCGGAGTCCGAGCCGGCGAAGCCCGGGCCCTACGCGCTGCAGGCACGGATCGCCGCCTGCCACGCCACCGCGGCGTCCGTCGCCGACACCGACTGGGTCGGGATCGCGGACTGCTACGACCGGCTCGCGCACCTGCAGCCGAGCCCGGTGATCGAGCTCAACCGGGCCGTGGCGCACGGGTACGCGTACGGGCCGGCGGCCGGGCTGGACCTGCTCGCCCGGGCCCGCGCGGGCGGGGAGCTCGACGACTACCCGCTGGCGATCGCCGCGGAGGCCGACCTCACCGCGCGGGCGGGCGACCGGGTGCGCGCCGCCGCCCTGTTCCGCGCGGCAGCCGCGGGCGTCCACAGCGACGCCGAGCGGCGCGCCCTGCTCGACCGCGCCGACGAGGCCTAG